The Malus domestica chromosome 13, GDT2T_hap1 genome includes a window with the following:
- the LOC103451998 gene encoding probable BOI-related E3 ubiquitin-protein ligase 3: MLGGNNSNPMLPVFVDENRFPYPTNASSQLQLFGNVQAGCNVDPVNYFGTEHITPMLRPNKRNREMEDISRQKKLQISLNYNVCPDEADRSASIPNPNAVSTGLRLSYDDDERNSSVTSASGSMTAAPSMILSLGDNIRTELDRQKEEFDQYIKIQEEHLAKGVRDMKQRHMASFLAAIDKGVSKKMREKDLEIENMNSKNQELVDRIKQVAVEAQNWHYRAKYNESVVNALKSNLQQAISQGADQGKEGFGDSEVDDAASYIDPNNYLTIPVGPAKSVPKNYLGLKEQTGSRACRACKAKEVSMLLMPCRHLCLCKDCDGFVNVCPVCESMKTASFQVYLS, from the exons ATGTTGGGAGGCAACAATAGTAACCCCATGCTTCCTGTTTTCGTGGATGAAAATCGATTCCCATATCCGACAAATGCTTCAAGTCAACTTCAGCTGTTTGGAAATG TACAAGCTGGATGTAACGTTGATCCTGTAAATTATTTTGGCACTGAGCATATCACTCCCATGCTTCGGCCCAATAAACGAAATAGGGAAATGGAAGATATCTCAAGACAGAAGAAGCTTCAGATTTCTTTGAACTATAATGTCTGTCCAGATGAAGCTGATCGTTCAGCTAGCATTCCAAACCCAAACGCTGTATCAACGGGGTTAAGGCTATCGTATGATGACGATGAGCGCAACTCATCAGTTACTTCTGCGAGTGGAAGTATGACAGCAGCACCTTCAATGATCCTATCCCTAGGTGACAATATCAGGACTGAGCTGGATCGACAGAAGGAAGAGTTTGATCAATACATCAAAATTCAG GAGGAACACTTGGCAAAGGGGGTAAGGGACATGAAGCAGAGACATATGGCTTCTTTCCTTGCCGCCATAGACAAAGGCGTCAGCAAAAAGATGCGTGAGAAAGACTTGGAAATTGAGAACATGAACAGTAAGAATCAAGAATTGGTTGATAGAATAAAACAGGTGGCTGTAGAAGCGCAAAATTGGCACTACAGAGCAAAGTACAATGAGTCGGTTGTTAACGCCCTGAAGAGCAACCTCCAGCAAGCAATTTCGCAGGGTGCCGACCAAGGGAAGGAAGGATTTGGAGACAGCGAAGTTGACGATGCTGCCTCCTACATCGATCCAAATAACTACCTGACTATCCCAGTTGGACCAGCGAAATCTGTGCCGAAGAATTACCTGGGGTTGAAGGAGCAAACTGGTTCGAGAGCGTGTAGAGCATGCAAAGCGAAGGAGGTGTCGATGTTGTTGATGCCTTGTAGGCACCTGTGTTTATGTAAGGACTGTGATGGGTTTGTCAATGTTTGCCCTGTATGTGAGTCAATGAAAACTGCTAGCTTCCAAGTGTACTTGTCCTAA